CAAATACCTTGTTTGGCTCTTCTTCATAATTATGATCATTGCTTCTTCATGCAAATCTGATGATCAAGATCAGAACAAACAACACAAGTGTAAGCatatatatcttattattatttgtccCATGTTATTATTTCttcattattaataacaataataatctcCTTTTTTTGTAGATGATGATGAGAATGGTTCTGAATTATCAAGAAGAGAAAACTACTACAACCATATTCATGGTGATGGTAAATTGAGTACTATTAGAAAAGCAAAGGCAGTGTATGGTGGATCTAATGACCTTGTGAGGCGCCCTAAGAACAGCCAAAGTGCACCATTAATAATTTCAAGCCCTAAACAACTCTTTCTTCTTGGATTTCTTCCCTGTCTTATAATGTTCTTTCCACTAATTTGAGACTAGCTTTTTGggattatacatacatatatattatgtgtatatgtacTTTTATGATCACTTTGAAAATTTGTATGATGAAAGTTGTCCTTTCCCTTGTTCTACACTTTTTTATTAATTGCTTATAGTTTCATGCAACCATATAtgtgtaattaaatatatatgtgcaagtaatatataaatatatatgcccTTAATTGTAAGTAATATTATCTCTCtcaattacttttttattttttatcgtGTGATTAATTTATAGTCTGATATATATATTgcaatgaaaataattattgcagcaaaattttattcataataattgacaaaattatatatttaatttgaaaCTAAACACTATATATAGTCTTGAATTACACATATCAATTGATatagggctatttacaaaatCATGGGGAAAGATGGAAAATTTAAGTAAATATGACATTAAACTTAATGTCACTAAATGTTTAATTAGGAAAAAGAGCATTTGCCCTTTAGTTGTGCTTAGAGGCAGTTAAGTCTACAATGGTTTTTTAACtctttttttccaattttctttAGTAGTTTCCTTCTACCATCTTTTCTTCCCCTTAAATTCTACAATTAACTGCTCCCTTCAATCCAAATACAAAGCATCTACCTAGGTTTGCGTGCTTTATTTCATCGTAATGGACCCttcaaatgacaaaatgaaGGTAAAGATCACACTCAATGAGGAAGAACAAACAGTATTTGAATTTGATTTTAGAGAACCAATTGACTCTGAATTAGTACTAGATGGTGTTCTGTATGCACGAATATTGACTACAAAGAAGGTATGGCTTTCTACACTACAGAGGCAAATGGTTGAACATTGGAATAAGAAATTTCTTGTGATAATTTCTGAGGATGAGGACATGGTTGTGCTCACTTTCAGGTGTGAAGGAGACAAGCAAAGAGTCTTGACCCGAGAACCATTTCATTTTTAGAATCATCATATTGTGATTTACATGCCAAATGTTTTCCAAAATATCTCTTCATCGAATCTTATTTATTCGCCTTTTTGGATTCAAATTTACAGGCTGCCATTCATGAGCAAAACCAAGAAGTTGGCTGAGGCACTTGGAAACAAAATAGGTGAATTCATTGAAGTTTTTGAAGACTCACTTTTTGAAGGTTGTGGTCCATTCTTGCGTATTCGAGTGAAAATAGATGTCACCAAACCTTTAATGCGAGGTAGAATGATCACATTGTCTCAAGTCCGAGATAATTTTTAGGTCGAATTCAGATATGAGAGACTTCTTGAATATTTCATGGAGTTTGGGAGATTAGGCCATGATCCTTTCAATAAGTGTataatttttcttgaaaaacttgAAATGGAGAGGAACCCGAACTTGAATATAGGCCTACAACTAAAGGTTCAACACTTCCAACCTCTAACTATGATCGATATAGAACTGATTTTGCAAAAGGAAGTGCTTAGCCCCTACTCACTCGTTTGGCAAGAACATCTCTCACTTTGACAATATCATTACTCAATGGAAGATCTCAATTGAAACCAAGGCTTTTGTTTCAAGGAGAATCTTCTCAACATCACAGCGTACAGGCAAAACACGTTAATATTTCTGGTTGAAACTCAAACCAGATGGAATTGCAAcaaatttctaatgagaaaaGTCCTACTGGTATGACTGCTTGTGTCCCTATTATTCAAAGCTCATGTTTGAATGCACCTTTGGACAATACCATGGATGTCTCTGAAAAACCAAAAAACTAGAAAGTTATGTTCACAACAGCAACATTCAAACCAGAGAAACGTTCACACCAGTTCTTTGCCATGAGTTCCACTACaccgaaggtgatcatcctccAACTACTGCTCCAGAAACATTTCCAAGCATGGAACCTGATACATTTACTGATCTAACATGTATTTATATTCCTATATCAAGACATGGAAATTGCTTTAACACAATTGCAACTTATCCACCTCTACCTAAAAACATTATGGCACAAAACATATGTACTCTGAGTATGCCTCTTACCAATGCCACTGCCTCTCCATCTCTTATTGTCTCTACTCGTATGGAGAAACAAGGGAAGGAAAATTGTTCTCCTAATTGCAACCCAAAGAAACAACAAGAAAGAGATTCACTTAGAGACATTCTTAAGAGGTGTAGGGGTAATCTgtagggttttatgccctaaataaaactcatttcaatataatcagatttacttattaatatagatcagaaataacatttaatgttgcatggttcacatgatttatttcatgattatttacataatgtatgaattctatttaagtccataatatatcaatttgttaatgattatagtgttgtcaacacagtggaatataatcttaattatatgttcgaaagtttattccctgatttgtcagttcactggatttagactgacatgataatcagcgataggtattcttacaccttggataagtgttatgtcctttccagggcattggcaaagtttaccagcatcggatgtatggagtatacatcggaagggaccgatattgaactttgattagatttgttaaaatttaccgtaatatctattcaattcaatatcacatgttgatcctagatcaaatgatcttaatcctgatatgattaggttcgatctcaagagtactatacatgttctttgatttgttagttaagcctacttttgggtcagggtgatacgtacattttgggaacatgatagtataattgagtgggagagctaacataaatatggaatctataacttctatagggatttagaagtgaaacgatgatatccttcgagcttggctaaacagagataaatggtggagatctcatttcactttgctgaaatatcatttatacggaactaagtgttttaaggataaaatacattgaaggtgtaacggtaacttagtgcctattgttaggttataattagcctatgttttgggtctttaaagttagcattatctcgtctattggtgttttttggagcagttttacgcttgattttcattatttcaagttcccggagtgttaaagttcaaattcagtcaaatggcgaaaaactgggataaactggaaaaaaattggaaaattcggctccagaagcgtcagtagtcgcgacctcatgagagccaggtcgcgatcccttttcctggtcgcgactctggtcgcgacttcgagatttGGCAGAACCTTTGATTTTCgaggtttgcctgtagtcgcgaccagcttaagggctagtcgcgacttggtACGAACGTCGTagttttgacctaattttgatttttctctcaattggaggcacacttcttatccctatataaggaatacgacactgaaggtcaaaagtaagcagaaatagacctaaatagtgtatgcaagtggagaggaagctatcttgaagacccggagcgatatcaccttctagtttctttcttttacccttaatttcttcttttatgtttagttttgtttttgaattaatcatggatgtttttagagttatgttgaactaaatttcccaataagggaggatgatgaatgttgtttaagtttatgcctagttaataaataattgccattccttcatcttatgtgtgaatactatctttatttgtgtttaattccatgtgcgaGCTtcatcaccttttacatgttcaatgatctcaattcgaaatctgaaaagtgagaattgagaatgctaaaatttggatagtctaggttttgatgtgaaacgaaagtatttacatagcctcagtgacgaatagattattgcttaatgctgattttgtgttgattttaattaagaagttaattagagaacatattatttagaacctaaaagatctgaaaagagttaggttaatttataatctgtctttcacattgagataaggatagcaattaggtattaacattggtaacttatcaacaggattcacctccctaatctctcatcttgattaatcgtcgtttattttctctttaattttctgagttatttactttcaaattgcaaacttattattttaccaaatagaatcataagtatagtttagtagtacttaatccaattccctgtggttcgacctcacttgcgtgagatactacttgattgcgtacacttgcgtaacaaatataaaattcgtaacaagtttttggcgccgttgccgggaaattgtttaaagattaatattacacaaaattatactaacttctactttggtatattttttctcttgctgatttttctaacctttttcttgcaatattttcgtgatccatttcaggaatcctaagtgtatgcgccgtcaaggacaagctgtcattttaccagttgatcctgaaatcgagaaaacttgtaggagaaaccgaaagaacaagaggcaagaaggagtttatgcaactgctgaaacttcggaaatcatggctgctaatgtgaATGCTAATGCTGCGAACAATGGaggtaataacggtaataatggtggcgccgtggaagatcaagctaatggccgcagcttgagagattacattctccctactctgacgggagtgcagtcatgtatcaggccaccggcagtggatgcgagcaactttgagatcaaacctgccatacttcaaatggtgcagtcttcagttcagtttggtggcctcccttctgaagatcctaacctgcatctctctaacttcatggaattttgtgaaacttttaaagttaatggagttagtgatgatgttattcgactgagactgttcccattctctcttagagaacgagccaagagttggttaaactccttgccacccaactctattgccacctggaatgatctggcaacgaaattcttgtcaaagttctttcctccagccaagtctgcaaagctgagaggagaaattaacaacttctgccaacaagataatgaatctctccatgaggcctgggagaggtttaaggatctgatcagaaagtgtcctcatcatggtatagagaagtggatgctggtccacaacttctacaacgggttggttggtaacactagaactctaatagatgcagcagctggtggagcctttatgagaaagagtgctaatgaggcttatgatctattggaggagatggctttaaacaatcagcagtggccaactgaaggagtcaatcaaagaaggtagctggtgtgttagaggttgatgccatcacaaagttgacagctcaggttgaggcatagacaaagctaattgcagggcaagctaaacaagcccaaattgtttgtgagatatgtggaggaaatcatcacttttcagagtgtcaagcagatgtggatgaagCTAAATCCATTGGAAATTTTTCGcagaataacaacaacaattatgggttcagccagggtaataaccgaagaaacagtgggttctatcagcaacgaaatcggaaccagaatcagaaccaacagtttaatcagcaataagcctctggtggaaattctagtttgcaaacagatttactgcttcaattcatgactgaaactagatcttcaatcaaagacctgcaaactcagatgggccaactagcaactcaagtagcaacccgtcctcaagggaatttgcctagcacaactgaagtaaaccccaaagaaaactgtaaagcaattaccctgagaagcGGTAAAAATTATGATGGTCCTGAACTGCCACAATCAGCTGATGGAGAAAAGGAGAATGAAGCTCAACCAAAGACAACCCCAACACCAACATCAGAGAAGGCTATTGACAGCCCAACacaaccacaacagtctccaccaattagCATTGATCACCATGTGAAAATACCTTATCAGAGGCTCAAAAAGTCaagtctagacaagcagttcaccaaattcctagaggtcttcaaaagactacacatcaacattccttttgctgaagccttggaacaaatgccccgttatgtgaagttcatgaaggagatattgtctaagaagagaaaattggaggactatgaaacagtggcattaactgaggagtgtagcgccattttgcaaaagaaactaccgcccaagcttaaagatctgggtagtttcaatattccatgctctatagggggttcggtggaaactaaagctctatgtgatctaggagcaagcattaatctaatgccttTGTCTGTCTTCAagaggctaggattgggaaaagcaaagcctacaacagtgactttacaactggcagatcgttctttgactcatcctcgtgggataattgaagatgtactggtgaaggttggtaagtttatcttccctgctgatttcctaattcttgatatggaggaagattcaactattcccattattttgggaagaccattcttagccacgggccgagcagtaatagatgttcaaaagggagagttaaagttgagagtgcaagatgaaaaggtcaattttaatgtttttgccccaactgacattcctacctgttgcaagatcgagatggtgaagggttcttttgttaaagctgataagaagaaagcaaagcctaaagagcgacttcgaacgattcagcgtcgttggaaaagattgatgtgtggtagttctgaaggtgagcttactcttgtgcaaaaatctgaaatcaacactattggtggtcaattttcttcatttagtacgagggctcttttggatgaaaagggtccacccaaccctttctgagagggt
This Cannabis sativa cultivar Pink pepper isolate KNU-18-1 chromosome 6, ASM2916894v1, whole genome shotgun sequence DNA region includes the following protein-coding sequences:
- the LOC115725594 gene encoding uncharacterized protein LOC115725594 gives rise to the protein MVKIKYLVWLFFIIMIIASSCKSDDQDQNKQHKYDDENGSELSRRENYYNHIHGDGKLSTIRKAKAVYGGSNDLVRRPKNSQSAPLIISSPKQLFLLGFLPCLIMFFPLI